A segment of the Nostoc sp. TCL26-01 genome:
TCAACCAGAACCAGCACCAACAGCAGAAATTACACCAGAACCATCACCAACAACAGAAGTCTCCCCAGAACCAGCAACACAACTTCCACCACCAGAACCGGAACCAACACCAACCCCAACCCCAGTATTAACACCAGAACAAACATTAATTGCAGCCATCGAAAAGCAACTGAGAGAAATTAGTGATGATCTCCAGTCGGCTGAGAGCGATCGCCTACAACGCACCGGAGAGCCAAATATCCCTCCTGGGCTGATAAAATCGATTCAAGCCAATTTCCGCACCAGTAGCCTCACCATCAAAATCAATGACGACTGGTACACCCTCAAAGAGTCCCAGCAAAATAATTTAGCATCACAGATCCTCCAACGCTCTCAAGAACTAGATTTTTCCCATCTAGAAATGATTGATTCCCAAGATAGATTAATAGCCCGTAACCCCGTTATCGGTGACGAGATGATTATTTTACAACGCCGAACCAGAATAAAACCCTGATTCCTATCACCAATCACTAATTCCCAATCACCAATCCCCAATCACCAATCCCCAATCACCTTATCCCAAAATTATTTACGCCGACTTATTTACATTGACTGGTTGAACATAATTCACTTCTTGATAGCTCATGGATAAAGGAATTTGAATCCAAAACTCAGTTCCTTGTCCAAGAATAGATTCGCATTTCAATATGCCCCTATGCTTTTCCACTACAATTTGATAGCTAATAGATAAACCTAATCCTGTTCCCTTACCTACAGGCTTAGTTGTAAAAAATGGGTCAAATAATTTTTCTTTTACGGCTTCTGTCATTCCTGTCCCATTATCCGCAATCCGAATTACAACATAATTATCCTCTAAAACTTCTGTGGTAATCGTAATTTTACTAGGATGAGACTTAATTTCTTGAATAGAACGGTGATCATCATAACCATCTATGGCATCAATTGCATTACTAATAATATTCATAAATACTTGGTTGAGTTGACTAGGATAACAATTTACCAAAGGAATTTTGCCATATTTCTTGACTATTTCAATTCCCAAATTATCGTTTATTCGCTTCATTCTATTATGTAAAATCAGCAAAGTACTATCTATTCCCTGATGAATATCAACATTTTTAATCTCTGCTTCATCAAGACGAGAGAAGTTTCGTAATGATAATACAATCTCAGTAATTCGTTCAGTGCCTACTTCCATAGAATGAATGATTCTAGGTAAATCATCCATCACAAAATCTAAGTCAATAGCTTGGATATGATTTTGAATTTCACTCTCAGGATGATCATAATAATTCTGATAGAGATGCACAAGTTTTAACAAATCCTGAGTATAATCATTAATATATTTTAAATTCCCATAAATAAAATTAACTGGGTTATTAATTTCGTGAGCAACTCCAGCCACCAATCTTCCCAAACTAGACATTTTTTCAGCCTGAACTAATTGAGCTTGGGTTTGTTGTAGTTCGCTCAGTGATTTTTTTAATGTTTTAGCTTGCATTTGGGCAATTTTAGTGAGACGTTCTCTCACTTCCAGCGCATTTTGCAACTCTGCTCGTTGCTGAGTTAGTTCTACTGTTAATTTTTCAGTATCAGCTAAAGCACTGTTTTTAGCTTGTAGTAAAAAAAGAAAATCCGCAATTGGATCATGAATTGCAAAGTCTTTTAATTTAATACCAAGAGGAGCGAGGCTAGCCATATCAGTAATCCAAGGAGAGCCTAGAAAAAATATGACATCTTGCTCCTGTTGATATATCATTTGACCCTTAAGGTGCATTCCATTAGGGATAAACTCCAAAATAAAAAGAGAGCGAGACTTTTTATAAATGGCATCGAAATCAACGGAAATATTTGGCCGATTGATCAAAAAATGCTGGTCAATTTGATTACCAACCAGCAATTCAGAACTAATGCGTTCTAAAACATCACCAGCCTGGATAATTTCCCGTTTCCGATTAAATACAAAATGGAATGGAAAAGCCTTCGCAAATAATTCTGGTGTCAGACTCAGGTGAGGAGGAAGCATAGCATAGATACAGCATTTAGCGGGGTTTATATTTAACTAAAAATTCATCATGTTCAGCGCCATCATCTCGATACTGAGTTTGAGTAATATCAACTTCTGTATCAAACTTGGTTCCTAATCCCTTGACTAAACCAACAATCATCGGAGACAATCCTTCTCGGCTAGAGCGATAGTGCAAGTTCAGATGATTTTCCTCGATATCACTACATTCAAATGATGGAGGTTCTAGTTTAGGAAAGCTAATACCTACACGAGCATGAAGATTGTCGAGATTTTCGAGAAATTCTGGTAGTGTATCTCCACTCATATCCATCATTTCCCCATAACCTTCTTCAGATGTATACTGTACCCAGAATTCTCCAAAAGCTTGCATAACCTCTGTCGGAGATAATCCTAAAACAACACTGGCAGCTTTTACCAGCTTATGTGTAAGATCATCAGGATAGCCTTCCATACTGATGAAAACATCCACATCTACTTCTGCTTTCTGCTTGATTTCCCGCCAAATATCCTCACCAAAGCGACTACATACCATATCCTGAATCGCTTTATTGACTAATCCATACATAAAAGCCTTCCTTGTTGCGCTTAATTATCATTAATAACATCAACTAATGTTCAAAAATTCTCGGTAAGACAACGGTTATTCACCTTGGACACTTTCACCGTAGTCATACTGAGAATCTAAAAACTGGTATAATTAGGTCGTCTCTTATGTATTTAAAGCTACGCTTAAATATACAACAACCGTATTTATACTCTTTATCTTCACATTAGTCTATGCGTCAGCAAGCAGTAATGAATTAGGAAACCAGTTGTGTTGAGAAATTTGACGCTGAATTCCGTTAAAGAATTGGACACGCGCATCCATTGCTTCAATAATGGCTAGCTTGACTTTAATTTCTTCTTCATGAGTAATTCGAGGTTCAATAACTGCTGCTAATTTTGCTGCATGACTATCATCTACATCAATATGAACTTCAAAAAAGATCAGGGATTCTTTAGGTAAAGGAGCGCTACCGATAATTCCTGTATACAGTTGGGTGTATAAAGAACTCACAA
Coding sequences within it:
- a CDS encoding heme NO-binding domain-containing protein; this encodes MYGLVNKAIQDMVCSRFGEDIWREIKQKAEVDVDVFISMEGYPDDLTHKLVKAASVVLGLSPTEVMQAFGEFWVQYTSEEGYGEMMDMSGDTLPEFLENLDNLHARVGISFPKLEPPSFECSDIEENHLNLHYRSSREGLSPMIVGLVKGLGTKFDTEVDITQTQYRDDGAEHDEFLVKYKPR
- a CDS encoding sensor histidine kinase, with protein sequence MLPPHLSLTPELFAKAFPFHFVFNRKREIIQAGDVLERISSELLVGNQIDQHFLINRPNISVDFDAIYKKSRSLFILEFIPNGMHLKGQMIYQQEQDVIFFLGSPWITDMASLAPLGIKLKDFAIHDPIADFLFLLQAKNSALADTEKLTVELTQQRAELQNALEVRERLTKIAQMQAKTLKKSLSELQQTQAQLVQAEKMSSLGRLVAGVAHEINNPVNFIYGNLKYINDYTQDLLKLVHLYQNYYDHPESEIQNHIQAIDLDFVMDDLPRIIHSMEVGTERITEIVLSLRNFSRLDEAEIKNVDIHQGIDSTLLILHNRMKRINDNLGIEIVKKYGKIPLVNCYPSQLNQVFMNIISNAIDAIDGYDDHRSIQEIKSHPSKITITTEVLEDNYVVIRIADNGTGMTEAVKEKLFDPFFTTKPVGKGTGLGLSISYQIVVEKHRGILKCESILGQGTEFWIQIPLSMSYQEVNYVQPVNVNKSA